The following proteins are co-located in the Microvirga ossetica genome:
- a CDS encoding WGR domain-containing protein produces MEVEQSASLRDVFGTVRLVHNWGRIGINGQEKVEEFAGEVEVIVSAIFSNQNGPGYPGPL; encoded by the coding sequence ATGGAAGTTGAGCAGAGCGCCAGTTTGCGGGATGTGTTCGGAACCGTGCGCTTGGTGCACAACTGGGGCCGGATCGGCATTAACGGGCAAGAGAAGGTTGAGGAATTCGCCGGCGAGGTCGAGGTCATTGTGAGCGCCATATTCAGCAATCAAAATGGCCCGGGGTATCCCGGGCCCCTTTAG
- a CDS encoding Crp/Fnr family transcriptional regulator yields MAQAMKVEEQTNQLLAAVAPEDFAFLAPHLELVALTRGQVLYEPGDVIHYAYFPHRAVISLVNVLNDGRTVEVGVFGRGAVMGLLSASTTRESFGRYVVQMSGSASRIPVDRLEEVRNARPKLRQLIAGYGKVLLAHTFQLLTCNAVHPVEARCCRWILMLHLHLGQDTLPLTHEFLAEMLGVQRSTVSAVTKTLQTAGLIRQNRGSITVTDWTGLEARTCECYGRILHIYRRLLRPTPDLPQDRSQP; encoded by the coding sequence ATGGCTCAGGCGATGAAAGTCGAGGAACAGACGAACCAACTCCTGGCGGCTGTGGCGCCGGAGGACTTTGCCTTCCTCGCACCTCACCTTGAACTCGTCGCGCTGACCCGTGGACAGGTGCTCTATGAGCCCGGTGACGTCATCCACTACGCCTACTTTCCGCACCGGGCCGTAATCTCGCTCGTGAATGTCCTGAATGATGGTCGGACCGTCGAGGTGGGGGTGTTCGGGCGCGGGGCCGTGATGGGCCTGCTGAGTGCGTCGACCACGCGGGAATCCTTTGGCCGCTATGTCGTGCAGATGTCCGGCTCCGCCTCGCGCATCCCCGTCGATCGCCTCGAGGAGGTGAGGAACGCCCGGCCCAAACTGCGGCAGTTGATTGCCGGCTATGGCAAGGTCCTGCTCGCACACACGTTCCAACTGCTGACCTGCAATGCCGTTCATCCGGTGGAAGCGCGCTGCTGCCGCTGGATCCTCATGCTGCACCTGCATCTCGGCCAGGACACGCTGCCGCTCACGCACGAGTTCCTGGCCGAGATGCTGGGGGTGCAACGCTCCACGGTGAGCGCCGTGACCAAAACCCTCCAGACCGCTGGGCTGATCCGGCAGAACCGCGGCAGCATCACTGTGACCGACTGGACCGGTCTCGAAGCGAGGACCTGCGAATGCTACGGCCGGATCCTGCACATTTATCGGCGTCTGCTGCGACCCACCCCTGACCTGCCACAGGATCGGTCTCAACCGTGA
- a CDS encoding GntR family transcriptional regulator, producing MADVRPSRTEWPELGAERGVAQYQRLASLLRHRIAKGEYPLGTQLPPITQLAGDLGVAVVTVRQAYELLSKEGLIRSQRGVGTHVTALPAATGDLQPAINDPFAVPQALAFEILEVRRSTLVPQELLGPGDRSADEYVYVRKLHTYSGEPFCYAEIYVPTPVFESLPRNIARKRKLLAAVLDELGAHCKRLRQRLTVMPADFPLCEMLKIPFASPVAKMLRLLVDGKGNVLYAGVTWYRGDRYVSEIDVPVSALKIVPGIAEPQPQPVRERKRG from the coding sequence ATGGCGGATGTGCGACCTAGTAGAACCGAGTGGCCTGAACTGGGGGCCGAACGCGGCGTTGCGCAATATCAGCGTTTGGCTTCCCTGCTGAGGCACCGGATTGCGAAGGGCGAGTACCCGCTCGGCACGCAGCTGCCGCCGATCACGCAACTCGCGGGCGACCTGGGCGTCGCCGTCGTCACCGTCAGGCAGGCGTACGAGCTGCTTTCCAAGGAAGGGCTGATCCGCAGCCAGCGTGGCGTCGGCACCCACGTGACCGCGCTGCCCGCCGCCACGGGCGACCTCCAACCGGCGATCAATGATCCCTTCGCCGTGCCGCAGGCGCTTGCCTTCGAGATACTCGAAGTCCGGCGCAGCACCCTGGTCCCGCAAGAGCTGCTCGGGCCAGGTGACCGGTCGGCCGACGAATACGTGTACGTCCGCAAGCTGCACACCTATTCCGGCGAGCCGTTCTGCTACGCCGAAATCTATGTGCCGACGCCGGTCTTTGAATCGCTGCCCAGGAACATCGCTAGGAAGAGGAAACTGCTCGCCGCAGTGCTCGACGAACTGGGCGCGCATTGCAAGCGTTTGCGGCAGCGCCTGACCGTGATGCCCGCGGATTTTCCTCTGTGCGAGATGCTGAAGATCCCGTTTGCCTCTCCCGTCGCGAAAATGCTGCGCCTCTTGGTCGACGGCAAAGGCAACGTGCTGTACGCCGGTGTCACCTGGTATCGAGGCGACCGCTACGTCTCAGAGATCGACGTCCCCGTGTCCGCCTTGAAGATCGTGCCCGGGATCGCCGAACCTCAACCGCAGCCCGTCCGCGAGCGCAAGCGGGGCTGA